A single genomic interval of Rosistilla ulvae harbors:
- a CDS encoding TolC family protein, with product MDKNNFRVLAAGFIVITAGCNLAQKSTQVADCENHNFSARATQIEYPDVQLACHSQGLSTLPPRSLDDAPPEVYRELTLDEAIQVALRNSQVMKDLGGSVLNAADTTSSIYDPAIRESDPLFGTEAALSAFDAQFTSGIFWAQNDRAVNNITLGGGTRDINQDLGNFTSELSKTTATGTRFAVRNLTQYDQSNQPGNRFTSGWDTQWEAEARHPLLQGSGVTFNRIAGPNAQPGFNFSNGVMIARINTDISLADFETGVRDFVSRVEDSYWDLYLAYQTLEANIVARDNALKTWQSITAQKGLPGGTAEREARARVQYYAFQDLVHDALNGNPRSGQTVGVYRGERQLRLLMGLPANDGEMIRPADTPTQAKIVFDWYEALDEAMVRRVELRRQKWKIKRSEMELIAARNFRLPRLDAVAQYRMRGFGDQLTGGGPPNSSAFQDLGSGDHQEWQVGFELNVPVGFRQAWAGIRQAELQVNRDRAILREQELIVSHGLGDAVSEVSRAHASVRTNYNRLDAANHRVAAAQEVLKVDRVSVDDVLEAQQEVARAQTRFYEALIQYSIALKNVQLQKGTLLSMRGIRLSEGGWPNKAYGDAKELRNRLRIKANDYRFDSPGVISRGPYAQQAAISGGSHMSTSVSPTENSAASNSSEHPVTQQASLFTVDLQDAVTMIDGSTAR from the coding sequence GTGGACAAGAACAATTTTCGTGTATTGGCGGCAGGATTTATAGTCATCACCGCTGGTTGCAACCTTGCCCAAAAAAGCACTCAAGTCGCCGATTGTGAGAACCACAATTTCTCTGCCCGTGCAACGCAGATTGAGTATCCCGATGTCCAGCTCGCTTGTCACAGCCAAGGCCTATCGACGCTGCCCCCGCGTAGTCTCGACGACGCGCCCCCCGAAGTTTACCGCGAATTGACACTTGACGAGGCGATTCAAGTCGCGTTGCGGAACAGCCAAGTGATGAAAGACCTCGGTGGCAGCGTGCTCAACGCCGCCGACACAACAAGTTCTATCTACGACCCAGCCATTCGAGAGTCCGATCCGCTTTTCGGTACTGAAGCGGCACTTAGCGCGTTCGATGCACAGTTTACATCGGGGATTTTCTGGGCTCAGAATGATCGCGCCGTCAACAATATCACCCTCGGTGGCGGCACACGCGACATCAACCAAGACCTCGGAAATTTCACATCAGAGTTGAGCAAAACAACTGCGACAGGAACGCGTTTCGCCGTCCGCAATCTCACTCAATATGACCAAAGCAATCAGCCTGGAAATCGTTTCACAAGCGGATGGGACACACAGTGGGAAGCCGAAGCAAGACATCCGCTGTTGCAGGGTTCCGGAGTCACATTTAATCGCATCGCCGGCCCCAACGCGCAACCAGGATTCAATTTTTCCAATGGGGTGATGATTGCCAGAATCAACACCGACATCAGTTTGGCCGATTTCGAAACCGGCGTTCGTGACTTTGTCAGCCGCGTTGAAGACTCCTACTGGGACTTGTATCTCGCCTACCAGACCTTGGAAGCCAATATCGTGGCTCGGGACAACGCGCTGAAAACTTGGCAATCGATCACCGCTCAAAAGGGCTTGCCTGGTGGAACCGCAGAACGCGAGGCCCGAGCGCGGGTACAGTACTATGCGTTTCAAGACCTTGTTCATGACGCGTTAAATGGCAATCCGCGTTCTGGGCAGACCGTCGGGGTCTATAGAGGCGAACGACAACTGCGACTATTGATGGGATTGCCTGCCAACGATGGTGAGATGATTCGGCCAGCAGATACGCCCACCCAGGCAAAGATCGTGTTCGATTGGTACGAGGCACTCGACGAGGCAATGGTTCGTCGCGTCGAGCTTCGCCGTCAGAAATGGAAAATCAAACGTAGCGAAATGGAACTCATCGCAGCTCGCAATTTTCGACTTCCCCGCTTGGATGCTGTTGCCCAATATCGTATGCGTGGGTTCGGCGATCAATTGACTGGAGGCGGGCCACCCAATTCGAGTGCCTTTCAAGACCTTGGAAGCGGTGATCACCAAGAATGGCAAGTTGGTTTCGAACTCAACGTTCCAGTTGGTTTTCGTCAAGCGTGGGCTGGCATCCGACAAGCTGAATTACAAGTCAACCGCGATCGCGCGATATTGCGTGAGCAAGAACTTATCGTTTCACATGGCCTAGGCGATGCTGTTTCCGAAGTCAGCCGAGCCCATGCTTCGGTGCGGACCAACTATAACCGACTCGATGCGGCGAACCACCGTGTCGCCGCGGCCCAGGAGGTATTGAAAGTCGACCGCGTATCGGTTGACGACGTACTCGAAGCACAGCAGGAAGTGGCCAGGGCCCAGACCCGCTTCTACGAAGCGCTGATTCAATACTCGATCGCCTTGAAGAATGTACAGCTCCAAAAAGGGACATTGCTGTCGATGCGAGGTATTCGCTTGAGCGAAGGTGGTTGGCCGAACAAAGCCTACGGTGATGCTAAAGAACTCAGGAATCGGCTTCGTATTAAAGCAAACGATTACCGCTTCGATTCGCCAGGCGTGATCAGTCGCGGCCCCTACGCTCAGCAAGCCGCGATCTCGGGTGGAAGCCATATGTCAACGAGTGTTTCACCAACTGAAAACTCTGCTGCCTCGAATTCATCAGAGCATCCCGTGACGCAGCAAGCTTCGTTGTTCACAGTCGATCTTCAGGACGCGGTCACGATGATCGACGGCTCGACCGCAAGATAA
- a CDS encoding efflux RND transporter periplasmic adaptor subunit yields MNQLEALRRSGKYQMEFLIVLALSVLANDSPASPIVVEDAAVKLIRHVRLPANEPGVLTEFLVKEGDIVEQDQLLAKSDDRLAALDKHIADLEFQVATEKSENDVDERYAEKSLAVAQSEWQLSAEAAQRVATSISATELSKLKLVVEQAKLAREQAQRDLRIAKLTKQVKQRAVESAQQKVELRLTRAPFKGMIVELMTQANEWVDPGQPILRIVQLDRLRVEVNLDGKRYGPELKGRPVKLKVALPPGDREVEFDGEVTFVSPELQPVTGQVRVWAEVINRDLLLRPGSRGTLTIRK; encoded by the coding sequence TTGAATCAGCTTGAAGCTCTTCGTCGTAGCGGTAAATATCAAATGGAATTTCTTATTGTTTTGGCGTTGTCCGTTTTGGCGAACGATTCTCCGGCGAGCCCGATCGTAGTTGAAGATGCGGCAGTAAAGTTGATTCGGCATGTTCGCTTACCGGCCAACGAGCCGGGCGTGTTAACGGAGTTCTTAGTCAAGGAAGGTGATATCGTTGAGCAGGATCAGTTGTTAGCGAAGTCCGATGACCGTTTGGCGGCACTTGACAAACACATCGCCGATTTGGAATTTCAAGTTGCGACTGAAAAAAGCGAGAATGACGTTGACGAACGCTATGCGGAAAAATCACTCGCCGTTGCACAATCCGAATGGCAACTGTCCGCCGAGGCGGCTCAGCGCGTCGCGACCAGCATTTCGGCGACCGAACTGTCCAAGCTGAAGCTGGTTGTCGAGCAAGCCAAATTGGCTCGCGAACAGGCGCAACGTGACTTGCGGATTGCCAAGTTGACGAAGCAAGTCAAGCAGCGCGCCGTAGAATCAGCTCAACAGAAAGTAGAGCTTCGTCTTACCAGGGCTCCTTTTAAAGGGATGATCGTCGAATTGATGACCCAGGCAAACGAATGGGTTGATCCTGGGCAACCGATCTTGCGGATCGTCCAACTCGATCGCCTGCGAGTTGAAGTTAATTTGGATGGTAAACGGTATGGGCCCGAGTTGAAGGGACGCCCCGTCAAGCTGAAAGTTGCTTTACCGCCAGGTGATCGCGAGGTGGAATTCGATGGCGAGGTTACGTTTGTTAGCCCTGAACTGCAGCCCGTGACAGGCCAAGTCCGCGTGTGGGCCGAAGTTATCAATCGTGATCTTTTGCTGCGACCTGGAAGTCGTGGAACACTCACAATTCGTAAATAA
- a CDS encoding efflux RND transporter periplasmic adaptor subunit, producing MIFDELSQLAYENITPSEFYAEVLGRIASVVALRGASVWLLNGTEHSLACRIGPASEAVDASLHSLIKSTAASGEARFVVPQFLQEQQVTENPTDDLIAVAAVVDGSLRFAVILLNLPAKLDSSSQESCFRLLSIICDIAANFHRHSELNSLRTDRQRWQQIDDFASSIHRSLEPSEVFYLIANDGRAVIDCDRVLLLQNRGSKYRLEAVSGLDSVNRRSNLVRRAESLARRVAPMETTIRYPCGDEELPPQICEAIESFVDESGTSQLVVVPLIDATDIDDETDFTSEIHGVLIAENFSGQPLMMSQIDAVAKHSLSAVRNARKHRRVFLLPLWSMLGDMAWVVRVRAWPKLLVATVLMTALVLGTILVPVEFSLATEGTLEPSTRNFIFAPADGVITDLAVTHRSRVDKGDLIARVQNFDADLKLEELQGELQTTTNKLRSARASRTDATAGSLSPSQINRLAAEEEELEQWRQSLETQLELLRTQRQTLDIRTPIAGEVITWDLKNLLTARPVTQGQILMTVAKLEGPWQLELHLPDHSIGHFRQAQHDSELPLVVSFILASEPGRTLHGTVREIQDFTSLDESQRLGIRIFVDVEEQEIANLRVGAKVMGRIHCGRRSIAYVWLHELIEFVQAKILFRLS from the coding sequence GTGATTTTTGACGAGTTATCCCAGCTTGCCTACGAAAATATCACGCCGAGCGAATTCTACGCGGAAGTGTTGGGGCGAATCGCGTCGGTGGTTGCACTGCGCGGTGCAAGCGTCTGGCTGCTCAACGGTACAGAGCATTCCTTGGCTTGCCGGATCGGCCCCGCAAGTGAGGCGGTTGATGCATCGCTTCACTCACTGATCAAAAGCACAGCGGCCAGTGGCGAGGCAAGGTTTGTCGTGCCACAGTTCTTACAAGAACAGCAGGTGACCGAGAATCCTACCGATGACCTGATTGCCGTTGCTGCAGTCGTCGATGGTTCTCTACGGTTCGCTGTCATCTTGCTAAATCTGCCAGCAAAACTAGATAGCTCAAGCCAAGAATCGTGTTTTCGCTTGCTGTCCATCATTTGTGATATTGCAGCAAATTTCCATCGACACTCGGAACTCAATTCGCTTCGAACCGATCGCCAGCGTTGGCAACAGATCGACGATTTCGCGAGTTCGATTCACCGCAGCCTCGAGCCTAGCGAGGTTTTCTATCTGATCGCCAACGATGGCCGGGCAGTGATTGATTGCGACCGGGTGTTGCTGCTGCAAAACCGCGGGTCCAAATATCGATTGGAGGCGGTCAGCGGTTTGGACAGTGTCAACCGTCGCTCGAATCTGGTTCGACGCGCCGAATCGCTTGCCCGCCGCGTGGCTCCGATGGAGACAACGATCCGATATCCATGTGGGGATGAAGAGTTGCCGCCACAGATTTGCGAAGCCATCGAATCCTTCGTTGACGAATCGGGGACGTCCCAATTGGTTGTTGTGCCGTTGATCGATGCTACCGATATCGACGACGAAACTGACTTTACCTCCGAGATTCATGGAGTGCTGATTGCAGAGAATTTCTCGGGGCAGCCGCTGATGATGTCGCAAATCGACGCCGTTGCAAAACATTCATTGAGTGCGGTCCGAAACGCCCGCAAGCATCGACGCGTATTTTTGCTTCCCCTATGGTCCATGCTGGGCGATATGGCGTGGGTGGTACGCGTTCGCGCTTGGCCAAAATTGCTGGTTGCCACTGTGCTGATGACGGCTCTTGTTTTGGGCACGATCCTCGTGCCGGTTGAATTCAGTCTTGCCACCGAAGGCACTTTGGAACCATCGACACGCAACTTCATCTTCGCGCCAGCCGATGGAGTCATCACCGACTTGGCTGTGACGCATCGCAGTCGCGTTGACAAAGGCGATCTGATCGCGAGGGTTCAGAACTTTGATGCTGATCTGAAACTGGAAGAACTGCAAGGTGAATTGCAGACGACAACGAATAAACTCCGTTCAGCGCGCGCGTCGCGAACCGATGCGACGGCGGGCAGTTTGTCGCCGTCGCAAATCAACCGTCTTGCTGCGGAGGAAGAAGAACTGGAGCAATGGCGTCAGAGTTTGGAAACACAGTTGGAGCTTTTGAGAACTCAGCGGCAAACCCTCGATATCCGAACACCGATCGCTGGTGAAGTGATCACGTGGGACTTGAAGAATTTGCTGACAGCGCGACCGGTGACGCAAGGACAAATTCTGATGACCGTCGCCAAGCTCGAAGGTCCATGGCAATTGGAATTGCATCTGCCGGATCATAGCATAGGACACTTTCGTCAGGCTCAACATGATTCTGAACTTCCGCTAGTCGTTTCGTTCATCCTCGCTTCCGAACCTGGCCGTACGCTGCACGGCACGGTTCGCGAAATTCAAGACTTCACATCGCTCGATGAATCGCAGCGTCTAGGCATCCGGATCTTTGTAGATGTCGAGGAACAAGAGATTGCGAATCTTCGTGTGGGAGCCAAGGTGATGGGGCGCATTCATTGCGGACGCCGTTCCATCGCTTATGTTTGGTTGCACGAACTGATTGAGTTTGTTCAGGCCAAAATTTTGTTTCGCCTGTCATAA
- a CDS encoding hemolysin D translates to MATSPITAAQHTPVRLRMRMDLQVSQQTHQGQRQWILKDSLARKYFRLSAQQFAVLELLDGKRSLVQIKESLRQKFPQLAATHSQLQSLVMQLHRSGVVYSESLGQGEQLLQRHRKQKRQQWISRLFSVFAIRFPGVDPDWFLGKIYRSIRCVFHPISIAISVAMMIAAVSMILIDLDYFLGRLPAFQEFFGAGNLVWMMLALAFAKVVHELGHGLTCKHFGAECHEIGLMFLVFTPCLYCDTSDSWMVASKWRRAAIGAAGMYFELTLAALCSFIWVATTPGLLNFLCLNTIFICSVSTLVFNGNPLLRYDGYYILSDLMEVPNLARKAQSALLGFLKFHCLGLPWSTESTIPSKLRTLFAGYAVASFFYRIFVLVLILWFASKIFEPYGLKPIGDVLITISLVGILIIPLVKAGKYFLIPGKLSQVNSKRLIGTCIAIAMLLSFLAFVPVPHHVYAVVSIEPRGAVRVYVDVEGNLAQQYVEPGAKVKVGDPLARLVNPTLDFEAEKIGGQLQQLETKLTNLRRQQSADPSAATAIPYTQTSLEAMQVRLTQVRDRHSRLLLTAPTAGTIFSPPRTPEATTTSGQLGVWSGTPLQSQNIGCYLPASTCICLIGDPSEFEAVAVIDQTAANYVSEADPVEIVLDEILGRRWESVVAEIAAVDTKVTPRELSIKSGGDLDTTTDATGAERPSAASYQARIAIPDGDQQLIQGFRGQAKIYVGSRPLGTRLLRFLRQTFRFH, encoded by the coding sequence ATGGCGACGTCGCCAATCACCGCCGCCCAACACACGCCAGTTCGCTTGCGGATGCGGATGGACTTGCAGGTCAGTCAACAAACCCACCAGGGACAACGCCAGTGGATTCTAAAAGATTCGTTGGCGCGAAAGTATTTCCGCCTCAGCGCCCAACAGTTTGCGGTCCTCGAACTGCTCGACGGGAAACGGTCGCTGGTCCAAATCAAGGAGTCGCTTCGCCAGAAGTTTCCTCAGTTGGCGGCTACACATTCGCAATTACAATCGCTGGTGATGCAACTTCATCGCAGTGGTGTTGTCTATTCAGAATCATTGGGGCAAGGTGAGCAGCTTCTGCAGCGACATCGTAAGCAAAAAAGGCAGCAGTGGATCTCACGCTTGTTCAGCGTCTTCGCCATTCGCTTTCCGGGTGTTGATCCCGATTGGTTTCTCGGGAAAATCTATCGTTCAATTCGTTGTGTCTTTCACCCAATCAGTATTGCCATCAGTGTCGCAATGATGATCGCTGCGGTGTCAATGATACTGATCGATCTCGATTACTTCTTGGGCCGCTTGCCAGCGTTCCAGGAATTTTTTGGTGCTGGGAATTTGGTTTGGATGATGCTGGCGCTCGCGTTTGCGAAGGTCGTGCATGAACTTGGGCATGGTTTAACCTGCAAGCATTTCGGCGCAGAATGTCATGAGATTGGTTTGATGTTTCTCGTCTTCACGCCATGTTTGTATTGCGATACGTCCGATTCGTGGATGGTTGCAAGCAAGTGGCGTCGCGCGGCGATTGGTGCTGCAGGGATGTACTTTGAATTGACTCTGGCAGCATTGTGTTCATTTATCTGGGTCGCCACTACGCCAGGACTATTGAACTTCCTCTGTTTGAATACGATCTTTATTTGTTCGGTTTCGACCTTGGTGTTTAATGGCAATCCTCTGCTTCGATACGACGGATATTACATCTTGTCCGACTTGATGGAGGTTCCCAACCTCGCCCGTAAAGCACAATCCGCACTGCTGGGATTTTTGAAATTTCATTGCCTCGGCCTGCCATGGAGTACCGAATCGACGATTCCATCGAAGCTTCGTACGCTTTTCGCGGGGTATGCCGTGGCGTCGTTCTTCTATCGTATTTTCGTGCTGGTGCTGATCTTATGGTTTGCTTCAAAGATCTTCGAACCCTACGGGCTCAAGCCGATCGGAGACGTTTTGATCACGATCTCGCTGGTGGGAATACTAATCATTCCGCTAGTAAAGGCCGGCAAGTATTTCCTCATTCCTGGGAAGCTGTCACAAGTGAATAGCAAGCGATTGATAGGAACATGTATTGCGATTGCGATGTTGCTTTCGTTCCTCGCATTCGTGCCCGTTCCCCATCACGTTTATGCCGTTGTCTCGATTGAGCCGCGTGGGGCCGTTCGCGTCTATGTTGATGTCGAGGGCAATTTGGCACAGCAGTATGTGGAACCAGGCGCAAAGGTCAAGGTTGGCGATCCGCTGGCGCGACTCGTCAACCCAACGCTCGACTTCGAAGCAGAAAAAATTGGTGGACAGCTGCAACAACTTGAAACCAAGCTGACAAATCTTCGGCGTCAGCAGTCCGCCGATCCCAGCGCCGCAACGGCGATCCCGTACACACAGACATCATTGGAAGCGATGCAGGTTCGATTGACGCAAGTACGCGATCGTCATTCTCGTCTCCTGCTGACCGCACCGACTGCTGGTACGATTTTCTCACCGCCCCGAACGCCGGAAGCCACGACAACTTCCGGTCAACTAGGTGTGTGGTCGGGCACGCCTCTGCAGAGCCAGAACATCGGTTGTTATTTACCAGCCAGCACTTGCATCTGCCTGATCGGAGATCCTTCGGAGTTTGAAGCGGTCGCTGTGATCGATCAAACGGCTGCTAATTATGTCAGCGAAGCGGACCCCGTCGAAATTGTTCTCGACGAAATACTTGGCAGACGTTGGGAATCGGTCGTCGCCGAAATCGCAGCCGTCGACACGAAGGTGACGCCTCGAGAGCTGAGTATTAAGTCGGGGGGAGACCTCGACACCACGACTGATGCAACAGGCGCCGAGCGTCCGTCCGCTGCATCGTACCAAGCCCGGATCGCGATTCCCGACGGAGACCAACAGCTCATTCAAGGTTTTCGTGGTCAAGCCAAGATCTACGTCGGATCGCGGCCTCTTGGCACTCGCCTACTCCGCTTTCTCCGACAGACATTCCGCTTCCACTAA